The genomic stretch atgttctgatGGTCTATTTTGGCATGCATtagaacatccggtgcaactagccatTAGCTTCTCCACGCCCAACTTTTTTACTAACACATCCAAAATTCATCCGATGGTTCCTCTAATGGTACcattggaacatccggtgcGACTTCTtggccaaaacctctctggaacttcGCAAAGTAAATATGTTTCGTCCGACGGTCACCTCCATagagcatcggaacatccggtgctatagGTCAATTTCTGCCTTCTCTGAGAATTGCTCCGGCGCTACTAAAATTTCCatcgtcggatcatccggtgcttctTGAAACTCAAGTTGATTTCCCCATTGTACCAATTGCTCCTATGCTTACTCCGGTGCTTGTTCTAGTGGATCatcagaacatccgatggtgccAACTTTTCTGTATTGAATACCACCACTTGCCCACCGAAAATATCATTATTTGGATGCTTTAaaaccatagaataatcctggATACCATGGTTTGTTACTTGAATACCACGACGATATCAAGAATATCATAGCTTGGATACTTGGATACCATGACTTAGACCTTGCCATTATTTAATTTGCATTCTTAAGACTTACAAAATCTACGCGGTACATAATAGACAAGGTATTAGTCCCGATAACCATGTTGTCATTCAATCACAAAATCAGCCTAATGGGACCTTCGCTGCGGACCGATGCTGGCTGATCTCCACGCCATTGCCAACGACGGCGTCCTGCCCACGGACGTACTGTCGGAAATCCTGCTCCGCCTCCCGGCAAAAGtactctgccgccgccgcctcgtctgCCGGTCTTGGCGGTTGCTCGCCGCAGACCCTTGCTTGCTCGTCCCGCCACCCGCTGTTTGCCGGCCTCGAAAGTGTCCTGGATGAGGTCCACATCGTCGACCTGTCCGGCAACATCGTCAAGCGGATCTGCTGCGACGGGGACCTCAGCTTCTTCTGTCTGAGCACGCAAGGAGATCTGCGTCTCAAAGACGACCTCCAGGGACCCGCAAGCCCTTCTGCTGAACCCGGCCGCCGGTGCAATGCAATCAACGTCTTCGTCTCGCCCGACGGCAGCGTATTCCCCTGCCACCTCAAGGTGTGCTCTCGGGTACGTGGGCAGATCTAGCCACATTGGAATTTTATTTTGTTATGTGCATGTGTGAAGGAAGTCTATTGTGACTTGTAAGCCTGAGCTTCTTCCTCCAGCGTTCAACTATTTTGATAGAAGTCAGCCATGTAGCATAGCTAAACTGCTTAAATGAAAGACAATGGATCTAAGTTGAATAACTTAAGTTGTGTTCCATCATTATTCTTTGATAGTAAAAATGTAAAATGATAGTGTTTATCATCGCATAACTTGCTAAATTGGCCATTGCATAGAGACCTGCCTGTATCTCATATAGGATGCACGGTTTTCTTCAGTAAACTCATGTATCTTTGCGGTGGTGGTGATGTCAAATTGTCAATTGTCTAGACTCAAGTATACTATTTTGTGCAAATATTTTATATTGCAAGTGTCCAAGTATAAAATCAAATTTGATATTTCTATTGCTGTCAGCATGCTATTATATATGTCCACAAGAGGTTTTCAGAAAGAAACTAGTTTGTTTTTTAATGAAGCCAAGAGGGAAATTCATACCAATGAAACCAGGATGGCATAATGTACCAATATAATAAGTAACATAAATACAAATGCCAACCTTGTGGCATGAAAAATTTGTGTCTTAAATGTGAAGTTGATCATATCACTGCGATCTTTGATCGTTTAAATGGTTATGATCACTTCCTTGCATGGCTTGTCGGAAATGACAAGAAGCAGAAAAAATTGAAACCAAAAAGGTATTCCATTACATGTATGATACAGGGGACTATACGAACCACAATAAATTGATTCCTATGCAATTCAGTGTTAGCACTATAGCTCCAGAGACATTTATTTTTGCAGGGCAGAGATGTTGAGATCAACGTTGCTGATGTTAATTCCATTATATGCAATTGGGGCATACATCCACATGTCGTCAGAGCTCAACAACTGCACATAATTATTTGAAATAAAGTTAGTGAACTTCCCTTTTTTGCAGTATATATCACAATTATTTGATTATTAAATATCTTCAGTCTGCTGACATGGAATTTTTTATTACCCACCTTAATCTGAATCTGCAAAAATTTGACATACTGTGCTGCTTCCTCAAGCATAGTACTAATGTCAACCTGTCAGATCATATTTATGTAAGTTAGAAAACAATTTGTATTTTACCAAATAAAAAAACCAAATTATATGAGGAAGAAACTAATTTATTGCAGAGTCTCTATGAGGAACTTACTTTTGTTCCATTGGGAACCAAGTTCTGCAAGATTCTCAGTCTTTCGTtgatcctctctctcctcttctgaCAAATTCAAATTTAATAAAAACTCATCAGAATCAGACAGAGTCCCATGAGTCACTGTGTGACTTGTTTTTGTTCCAATAACTTTGGGGAAAACATTCTAAATTTTTTGTTCTTACCCTTGCGTAGAGACTCTGAGGATCAGTTGCTGCTCCACGGCTGGCCCTGGTGCTCATCTTCTTCGAGCTTGAATTCGCATTGCCTTCCAAATTTCCCTCCTCGGAGGTACAACTGCTGGAGCTTTGCGCATCAACATAGGCGTTGCTTCCATCTTCGTTGATGACAGAATCCTTTTTGCCAACCTTCTTGGTCTTCTTTGATGCCTGCATCGGTTAATAGTTCTTAAGAATTTTCGCGAAAAAAAAATAACGCTTAAGCATGGATCCAACCATTGCAACTGAACTAGTAACTGGTCCATAAGTATTTCTGTGTTCATTACCTTTATGGTGGCACTAGACTTCCGCTTCTTAGTAGCCGGTGCAACGTTGGCTACTTCTTCCTCTATGGATGATGAAAGGTTTCCATGCAGAGGGCTCAGATCCTCACTTAAGTATGGGACATCAGAAGGAGAATTGAAGTCGGTAGGCGGGAGAGGATCCATAACCGGAAACTCAAAGCTCTCAAAGTTCTGAGCTGGATCAAGCAAACTGGTAACACTAGAACTATGACCTGGTTGAGGCCAGCACTGTGGAGAGACATCATAGTTGAGACAGCTAGAAGAGGAGTTGGAGTCAGTGTCAAGGCTAGGCAAGAACAGAGATACCAATGCCTCCATGGACTCATCCACATGCTCATAGGTGAAGCAGTGATCATCAGCTCCAAGGAACTGCGCCATCATGTCAGTTTCCATTGATGGTGCAGACGAACTGTAGGAGCTCTCCGTTTCAGTGGGTGGGAGGGCTCAAGGCAGAGAGAGGCAGTAGCTTAGAGAAGTGCTGCTGGTACAATTTCTGAATGCTCCTGCCGTGTGTCTGCAGAGGGTATTTGTAGAGTagggtgcagccgtgcaggtgGCCCCCATTGTTGACGATAGCTTCACAAGCAGCACCAAATTGTATGGCTCTTGTAAGTTATCTCCAGGGTCAACCCTGTTGGGATGGTGTTAAGTTGTTGCAGCCGAATTCTTGATCTTGATACCGATAGGATAATAAAAGCCGCATGCGCAATTATGTCGCGATATGCAAGCGACTGTATTATTTATCTTACCGGCAGGATTGGCAAGCTGAGATTGTTTATCTTGGGGAGGAGATTGGCTTGGCCATTTGAGCAATTACTCATCTTGTAGATCGTGGAGAGTGGTGGTGAGATGAAGTGAGAGGTGGAAAGCAGGAGGGATTATGTTAATTaagttcttgtggttgttgtTAGATCAGTCATCAATGGATACCAGTACATGGCTGTGATCATGTCATCTTGTGCTTCCCATGGAGGTTGCAGAAACAATTGTTCCCATTTCCAGCAACTTGAAGAGCTGTCAGATCCCAAAAATGGGGAGAAAAACAGATTCCATCGCACAGAACTGCCGGTGCAACACAAATTTGTCCCTTCATTTCTGCTATTATAAAATGCAAGTTGGTTCAATTATAACTTCAAACAATCACTTCATGGTTGTAGCAAATTATTTGTGATCATAAGATTAGGTTAGTGTCAGCATTAATTAGTGAAGATTGATCTTAGTAC from Setaria italica strain Yugu1 chromosome II, Setaria_italica_v2.0, whole genome shotgun sequence encodes the following:
- the LOC101766870 gene encoding transcription factor bHLH54, which encodes METDMMAQFLGADDHCFTYEHVDESMEALVSLFLPSLDTDSNSSSSCLNYDVSPQCWPQPGHSSSVTSLLDPAQNFESFEFPVMDPLPPTDFNSPSDVPYLSEDLSPLHGNLSSSIEEEVANVAPATKKRKSSATIKASKKTKKVGKKDSVINEDGSNAYVDAQSSSSCTSEEGNLEGNANSSSKKMSTRASRGAATDPQSLYARKRRERINERLRILQNLVPNGTKVDISTMLEEAAQYVKFLQIQIKLLSSDDMWMYAPIAYNGINISNVDLNISALQK